CGGCTGCTCGCCAAGATGATCGCCGAGTTCGCCTACGAGGAGGTCGTCAGCCCCGTCCCCGCCCCGGCCGCCGCCGGCGACGCATGGACCCTGGCCCTCGACGACGGCAGCAGTCTCGGTTTCCGTGCCCGCCGCCGCTCCTACGACAGCTGGCACGTCGTCGCCGACACCATCACCCTCACGCCGCCGCCGGCCGCACCCCAGGCACCCACGGCCTCCGGTAACCCGACCGCCTCCGGTAACCCGACCGCCTTCGGGGACCCGTACGCCTTCCTCGTCCGGGCCCGCACCCTCCTCGGACTCGACGGACCCACCCTCGGCCACCTCGTCCGCGAACTCAGCGCCACCCTCGCCGCCGATGCCCGGATCGACCACACCGCCCTCACCGCCGACGTCCTCGCCGACCTCGACTACGCCGCACTCGAAGGGCACCAGACCGGCCACCCCTGGCTCGTCCTCAACAAGGGCCGCATCGGACTCTCCGCCTCCGACACGGCCTCCTGGGCCCCCGAGGCCCGCACCCGCCAGCGCCTGCCGTGGCTCGCCGCCCACACCTCGCTCGCCGCCTACCGCGGCACCGCCGGACTGGAGGACCCCGCCCGCCTCTACTCCGCCGAGCTCGACCCCGTCACCCGCGCGGCCTTCGACCAGACGCTCCGCGACCGCGGCCTCGACCCGCTCCACTACCTCTACCTACCGGTCCACCCCTGGCAGTGGGACGAGGTCGTCCTCCCCCTCTTCGCCCCTGCGCTCTCCTCCGGCGCCCTCGTGCCGCTCCCCGCCGATCCCGACCTGCGCCTGCCCCAGCAATCGATCCGCACCTTCCTCAACCTCAGCCACCCCGACCGGCACAGCGTCAAACTCCCGCTCTCCGTCTTCAACACCATGGTCTGGCGTGGCCTGCCTTCCGACCTCGCCCTCGCCGCCCCTGCCGTCACCGCCTGGATCCACTCCCTCCGCGACGCCGACCCCTTCCTGCGCGACGAGTGCCGGGTCGTCCTGCTCGGCGAGGTCGCCTCCGTCACCGTCCGCCACCCGGTGTACGAAGAGCTCCCCGAGGTCCCCTACCAGTACAAAGAGCTCCTCGGTGCGATCTGGCGCGAGCCCCTCACCGGACTCCTCGCCCCCGGCGAGCGCGCCCGCACCCTCGCCTCGCTCCTCCACACCGACCCGCGCGGCCGGTCCTTCACCGCCGAGCTCGTGGCCAGGTCCGGGCTGACCCCCTCCGTCTGGCTGCAGCGCCTCTTCGCCGCCCTCCTGCCGCCGCTGCTCCACTTCCTCTACAGCTACGGCACCGTCTTCTCCCCGCACGGCGAGAACGCCATCGTGATCTTCGACGAGCACGACGTCCCGGTCCGGCTCGGGGTCAAGGACTTCGTGGACGACATCAACATCAGCGACGAACCGTTGCCCGAGCTGGCCTCCCTGCCCGAGGAGGTCCGGGCGGCCCTGCTCACCGAGCCCGCCGACTTCCTGCCGCAGTTCATCCAC
Above is a genomic segment from Streptomyces sp. NBC_01233 containing:
- a CDS encoding IucA/IucC family protein gives rise to the protein MPNLHAAPDSTEPAVPPSPQHPCTPPELNGPTWDFAARRLLAKMIAEFAYEEVVSPVPAPAAAGDAWTLALDDGSSLGFRARRRSYDSWHVVADTITLTPPPAAPQAPTASGNPTASGNPTAFGDPYAFLVRARTLLGLDGPTLGHLVRELSATLAADARIDHTALTADVLADLDYAALEGHQTGHPWLVLNKGRIGLSASDTASWAPEARTRQRLPWLAAHTSLAAYRGTAGLEDPARLYSAELDPVTRAAFDQTLRDRGLDPLHYLYLPVHPWQWDEVVLPLFAPALSSGALVPLPADPDLRLPQQSIRTFLNLSHPDRHSVKLPLSVFNTMVWRGLPSDLALAAPAVTAWIHSLRDADPFLRDECRVVLLGEVASVTVRHPVYEELPEVPYQYKELLGAIWREPLTGLLAPGERARTLASLLHTDPRGRSFTAELVARSGLTPSVWLQRLFAALLPPLLHFLYSYGTVFSPHGENAIVIFDEHDVPVRLGVKDFVDDINISDEPLPELASLPEEVRAALLTEPADFLPQFIHSGLFVGVFRYLSALCEDRLGVPEDEFWSLVRAEILRYQARFPELKDRYELFDLLGERIGRLCLNRNRLYEDGYRDRPDRPHAVQHGTVPNPLYRP